One window of the Salminus brasiliensis chromosome 1, fSalBra1.hap2, whole genome shotgun sequence genome contains the following:
- the LOC140565907 gene encoding uncharacterized protein, with protein MEMSARTEDVYQTLYHPPVVKNTHPPNESARGTKLMVMLLVFNSLFLIVILILIGLFRLGLEENKGVWLLHDNSFYFIWEAEGNCSKAGNYCSAKADNIRLAVLTPKLRDWLITQAKGRRLLVAEDESLSGCKLVGDPVRLETPFTPGEEQGWVCEHQHEILFGPPGPPGPPGPPGPAGPTGPAGPRGFSGPPGLPGPPGPPGPPGPK; from the exons ATGGAGATGTCAGCGAGGACTGAGGACGTGTACCAGACTCTCTACCATCCTCCAGTAGTGAAGAACACACACCCACCAAACG AGTCAGCAAGGGGCACCAAGTTGATGGTGATGCTGTTGGTCTTCAACTCTCTGTTCCTGATCGTTATATTGATCCTGATTGGACTTTTCA ggctgGGATTGGAGGAGAATAAAGGGGTGTGGCTTCTTCATGATAATTCTTTCTACTTCATCTGGGAGGCAGAAGGGAACTGTTCTAAAGCAGGGAACTACTGTAGCGCCAAAGCAGACAACATCAGACTGGCTGTTTTAACACCGAAACTGAGG gactgGCTGATTACTCAGGCTAAAGGAAGAAGGCTGCTGGTTGCAGAG GATGAGAGTCTGAGTGGGTGTAAACTGGTGGGTGATCCGGTACGCTTGGAGACGCCTTTCACCCCTGGAGAAGAGCAAGGCTGGGTGTGTGAGCACCAGCACGAG ATATTATTTGGACCACCTGGACCACCTGGACCACCTGGACCACCTGGACCAGCAGGACCCACAGGACCAGCAGGACCACGTGGATTTTCTGGACCACCTGGACTACCTGGACCACCTGGACCTCCTGGACCTCCTGGACCAAAGTAA
- the LOC140565485 gene encoding uncharacterized protein: MEMSARTEDVYQTLYHPPVVKNTHPPNESARGTKLMVMLLVFNSLFLIVILILIGLFRLGLEENKGVWLLHDNSFYFIWEAEGNCSKAGNYCSAKADNIRLAVLTPKLRDWLITQAKGRRLLVAEDESLSGCKLVGDPVHLETPFTPGEEQGWVCELHQTVGRGLVGLPGPRGPAGPAGPTGPRGPAGPAGSPGLAGFPGANGFPGQPGPIGPPGPPGPPGPSEPFGLPRPAG, encoded by the exons ATGGAGATGTCAGCGAGGACTGAGGACGTGTACCAGACTCTCTACCATCCTCCAGTAGTGAAGAACACACACCCACCAAACG AGTCAGCAAGGGGCACCAAGTTGATGGTGATGCTGTTGGTCTTCAACTCTCTGTTCCTGATCGTTATATTGATCCTGATTGGACTTTTCA ggctgGGATTGGAGGAGAATAAAGGGGTGTGGCTTCTTCATGATAATTCTTTCTACTTCATCTGGGAGGCAGAAGGGAACTGTTCTAAAGCAGGGAACTACTGTAGCGCCAAAGCAGACAACATCAGACTGGCTGTTTTAACACCGAAACTGAGG gactgGCTGATTACTCAGGCTAAAGGAAGAAGGCTGCTGGTTGCAGAG GATGAGAGTCTGAGTGGGTGTAAACTGGTGGGTGATCCGGTACACTTGGAGACGCCTTTCACCCCTGGAGAAGAGCAAGGCTGGGTGTGTGAGCTCCATCAAACAGTGGGGCGTGGTTTAGTGGGATTGCCTGGACCACGTGGACCAGCTGGACCAGCTGGACCAACTGGACCACGTGGCCCAGCTGGACCAGCTGGATCTCCTGGACTAGCCGGATTTCCTGGAGCAAATGGATTTCCTGGACAACCTGGACCAATTGGACCACCCGGACCACCCGGACCACCCGGACCATCTGAACCATTCGGATTACCTAGACCAGCTGGATAA